One segment of Synechococcus sp. A15-24 DNA contains the following:
- a CDS encoding glutamyl-tRNA amidotransferase — protein sequence MAGITSIGLLIGGLALWAPMVRADTMSPGTMSPETIRKVARLELARSIRAFATGSLANGECLVRSGQLSQQQADQATTIALQEMGISAAVLENPQVRKAADLLAQELTDSCDLSSLDGETAQQLVQDEL from the coding sequence ATGGCTGGCATCACTTCAATCGGACTGCTGATCGGTGGGCTGGCCCTTTGGGCACCGATGGTGCGAGCGGACACCATGTCACCGGGAACCATGTCACCGGAGACCATCCGCAAGGTGGCGCGGCTGGAACTGGCCCGCAGCATCCGCGCCTTTGCCACGGGGTCGTTGGCCAATGGTGAGTGTCTGGTGCGCAGTGGGCAGCTATCCCAACAGCAGGCCGATCAAGCCACCACCATTGCCCTGCAAGAGATGGGCATCAGCGCTGCTGTGCTGGAGAACCCCCAGGTCCGCAAGGCGGCTGATCTGTTGGCTCAGGAGCTGACGGACAGCTGCGACCTGAGCTCACTGGATGGCGAAACCGCTCAACAACTGGTGCAAGACGAGCTTTAA
- the cobI gene encoding precorrin-2 C(20)-methyltransferase, which yields MPAGLTLVGVGPGDPELLTLAAVRAIEQADVVATPVAREGSVSMAAAIASHCISPKQRLLPLMFPMVSAAGPRREAWHQAADALAAEVQAGQAVVLLCEGDASLFATGSYVLLALQQRHPDCPTQVIPGITAISAAAAAAAWPLALQQDQLLVMPCPETPDALTGLLETAAQHSRVLALMKLGHRWAWVRPLLELQNLLSGALFAERVGWPDQIVRSAGDMEASERPYFSLLLVRQDWPDVLP from the coding sequence GTGCCCGCCGGCCTCACGCTGGTGGGGGTTGGCCCCGGCGATCCTGAGCTGTTGACGCTGGCGGCGGTGCGGGCGATCGAACAGGCCGATGTGGTGGCCACACCTGTGGCCCGTGAGGGGAGCGTCAGCATGGCTGCCGCCATTGCCTCCCACTGCATCAGTCCCAAGCAGCGCCTGCTGCCGCTGATGTTTCCAATGGTGTCGGCAGCTGGGCCCCGGCGTGAGGCCTGGCATCAGGCGGCCGATGCCCTCGCCGCGGAAGTACAGGCAGGACAGGCGGTTGTGCTGCTCTGTGAGGGGGATGCCTCCCTGTTTGCCACCGGCAGCTACGTCCTGCTGGCGCTTCAACAGCGCCATCCTGATTGCCCCACGCAGGTGATTCCAGGCATCACGGCGATCTCCGCAGCAGCAGCAGCAGCTGCCTGGCCCCTCGCCCTGCAACAGGACCAGTTGCTGGTGATGCCCTGTCCTGAGACACCTGATGCTCTGACCGGTCTGCTCGAGACGGCAGCGCAGCATTCCAGGGTGCTGGCCTTGATGAAACTGGGCCATCGCTGGGCCTGGGTTCGTCCTCTGCTGGAGCTCCAGAATCTGCTCAGTGGAGCGCTGTTCGCTGAACGGGTGGGTTGGCCAGATCAGATCGTTCGCTCAGCTGGTGACATGGAGGCGAGTGAACGCCCCTACTTCTCCCTGCTGCTGGTGCGTCAGGATTGGCCCGACGTGCTGCCCTGA
- a CDS encoding acireductone dioxygenase, whose translation MSRLSIFPDHGDGRGDALPLPKLVCNDPASIQAELADRGIGFEQWPAAHDLPPDADQSTILATYSTEVARVQRDSGYQTVDAIRMTPDHPEREVLRNKFLSEHTHAEDEVRFFVEGQGLFFLHINQEVLVTLCERGDLISVPAGTRHWFDMGPTPSFCALRFFNNSAGWVATFTGDSIAERFPRLD comes from the coding sequence ATGAGTCGTCTCAGCATCTTTCCAGACCACGGGGATGGCCGTGGTGACGCCCTCCCACTGCCGAAGCTGGTCTGCAACGACCCGGCCTCGATCCAGGCTGAACTGGCCGACCGGGGCATCGGCTTTGAGCAGTGGCCTGCCGCCCATGACCTACCCCCAGACGCCGACCAGAGCACGATCCTGGCGACCTATTCCACCGAGGTGGCCAGGGTCCAAAGGGATAGTGGTTATCAAACTGTGGATGCCATCCGCATGACGCCGGATCACCCGGAGCGGGAGGTTCTGCGCAACAAATTCCTGTCGGAACACACCCACGCCGAAGACGAGGTGCGCTTTTTCGTGGAAGGCCAGGGGCTGTTCTTCTTGCACATCAACCAGGAGGTGCTGGTGACGCTGTGTGAACGCGGCGACCTGATCAGCGTCCCGGCCGGCACCCGCCACTGGTTCGACATGGGACCAACCCCATCATTCTGCGCCCTGCGCTTTTTCAACAACAGCGCAGGCTGGGTGGCGACCTTTACGGGCGACTCCATCGCTGAGCGTTTTCCACGGCTCGACTGA